Below is a genomic region from Desulfobacter sp..
GGTGATCTATGCAGGCTCCCTTGTCCCCGAAGCCGTTCTGTGCTGGAAAGGAAATTACACCATTGCCATGTCCAGTGCCGGCATGGCCCTGGAAGAAATTGTGGATAAAATGGCAACATCAGCCAAAACAGGACAAAGGGTTGTTCGGCTTCACACGGGAGACCCGTCCCTTTACGGCGCTATTTTCGAACAGATCAGGGAACTGCAGGCGCGTAAAATCCCCTACACCGTCATCCCCGGAGTGACAGCCGCCTTTGCCGCAGCTGCGGCCATGGGCATGGAGTATACCCTGCCGGAAGTGACACAAACATTGATCTTAACACGAATGTCGGGCAGGACCCCTGTCCCTGAAGCAGAGGCCCTTGAAAAATTAGCCGACCACAAGGCGTCAATGGCCATCTACCTGAGCATTGGACTGGTGAAAAATGTTCAAAAAATACTTGAAAAAGCATACGGACCATCGAGTCCCTGCGCCATCGCATACAAGGTCAGCCATCCGGAACAGGCAATCTTTTTCACCTCCATCGATTCTCTAACAGAGACCTGTCATCAAAAATCCATTACCCGACATGCCCTGATCATTGTAGGCAAGGCAGTAGAAGTCTGCCAGGGAAACACAGATCTGATCAAATCAAAACTATACGATGCCGAATTTACCCATGGATACCGCCAGGGAAAATAAGATAAATACAAAGATGGCCGTATGGGCGATCACCCCCAATGGCATCTTGCTTGGATTGCGTCTTTGTGCCTGCTTTGAGAATACCACCTTTTTTATTCCTGAAAAAAAGGCACTCCCGGCAAACAAATTAGAACCATTTAAGATCAGGCGTTTTAACCAGCTCAAAGACGAGCTTTGCAACCAGTTTAGAAAATTTACCGTCCATGTGTTTATTTTTTCCACGGGCATCAGCGTGAGACTGATCGCCCCCCTGCTTTTATCAAAAACAACAGACCCGGCCGTTGTTGTGGTGGATGAAAAAGGATATAACGCCATCAGCCTGATTTCGGGCCATCTTGGCGGGGCAAATCAATGGGCGGCAGAAATTGGAAAAGCCATCAATGCCGTTCCGGTCATTACAACTGCAACCGATATCAACCATCTGCCCTCCATTGATCTTCTTTCACAAAAGGCTGACCTTTATATTGAAAACCCAGGGGCCATCAAAAAAGTAAATATGAAATTTTTAAAGGGGCAGCCCCTTGCAATAGACGACCCAAAGGGGTTGATCACCCCTCTGATTCCAGACGTATTTATCGGGCCATGGCCTGAAAAAAAAAGAGCGCCAGACCTTTTATGTTCCTGGAAAACAAAAAAAGTTTCACGTGAAACTCTCATCCTGAGACCCCGGGTGCTCATTGTCGGAATCGGGTGCAACAGGGGGACACCCCATGACAAGATGATCAAATTCCTATGTCAAACCTTTGAAAGACAGGGCTTGAGCCTGAACTCCATATCCATCTTGGCCACCACAGAGGTAAAAGCGGATGAATCCGGGATTCTTGAATTATCAAAAACATTAAACTGCCCCATCCATTTTTACGGGCGAACCGAACTCAACAGTGTGGAAACCATAGAAAATCCATCTAAAATGGCAGAAAAATATTTAGGAGTCAAAAGCGTATGCGAAGCAGCAGCGATTCTGGGTGCCCAAAGGGGCCAACTCATTGTTCCAAAACAGAAAACCAGGGAGATCACCCTGGCAATAGCCGTTCCAGAATAAAATTATTTATTGTCGGCACCGGCCCGGGCAATGTCAGCCATATGTCCGACAGGGCAAAAGAGGTGATCCGGGCGGCGGACTGTATTGCCGGGTATACCACTTATATGGAATTGATAAAGGATCTGGTCAAAGACAAACAAGTTATCTCAACGGGAATGATGAAGGAAATAGACAGGGTTGAACAGGCCATTGATGCGGCATTGTCCGGGTCAAGCTGCGCCCTGGTCTCAGGCGGAGACCCGGGGATTTATGCCATGGCTGGCCTGGTTTTTGAACTCTGTGAAAAACGAGGTGTTTCAATTTCCCGCCCAAACCAGGACCGTGGGGAGGAGACCCAAACGCTGGAAATTGAAGTGATCCCCGGCATCCCGGCATTGGCTGCAGGAGCTGCGTTGGCAGGCGCTCCTTTGACCCATGATTTTGCAGCCATCTCGTTGAGCGATCTGTTGACCCGGTGGGAGACCATTGAAAAACGGATTTCCTGTGCAGCAATGGCAGATTTTGTCATTGTACTTTATAATCCCAAAAGTAAAAAGAGAGACTGGCAATTGGGTCGGGCCCGGGAACTAATACTCGAACAGAGAAAAGGGTCGACCCCTGTGGCTGTGGTAACAGGTGCCATGCGTGAAAATCAAAAAATTGAATTCACGACCCTGGACGCCATGGATCGCGCGGATGTGGGCATGCAGACCGTTCTTTTTATCGGTTCAAATGCCTCACTCAAATACATGGATTTTATGTTTACCCCAAGGGGATACACCCGGAAATATACAGATTGATCAGGCCAAAGGAGAATGACTCATGAAAGGATATGTTCAGGTATACACGGGCAATGGAAAGGGAAAAACAACTGCCAGCATCGGGCTTGCCGTCAGGGCGGCAGGCGCCGGGCTCAATGTGTTTATCCTCCAGTTCATGAAACAGGGTGATTATTCTGAAATCAAGGCCTTGTCAAAATTTAAAAACATTACAATTGAGCAATACGGGGCAGGGCAATTTGTAAAGGGCCAACCGTCTGAACAGGAAAAACAAAGCTGCGCCAAAGGGTATGAACGGTTATGCCGTCTGGTTGAAGCCGGAGACCACGATCTTGTCATTGCAGAAGAGGCCAATGTGGCCTGTATGTGCAATCTGATCTCGGAAAAAGACCTGCTCAGGCTCGTTGAGCTAAAACCCGTTCACGTGGAACTGGTCCTTACCGGACGCGGGGCGCCTGATGCGTTAATAGAACAGGCTGACCTTGTCACAGAGATGAAAGAAATAAAACACTACTACAGCCAGGGCGTTACCGCTCGGACAGGCATTGAAAAATGAAAAAAAACATAGCTGTTCTCGGAACCGGCTCTGATGTAGGCAAAAGCATCATTGCGGCAGCCATATGCCGAAGCCTTGTTGAACAAGGGGAAAAGGTTGCCCCGTTCAAGGCCCAGAATATGTCCAACAATTCCGGCATAACACCAGAAGGGCTTGAAATGGGACGGGCACAGATCGTACAGGCCGAGGCGGCAAAAATATCTCCCCATGTGGATATGAATCCAATCCTATTAAAGCCCACTGGTGAAAAACAATCCCAGGTTATTTTAAACGGAGAAGTTTACGGGAATCATACGGCAATGGACTACCATAAAAACAAAGGGTTTTATCATAAAGCCGCCTGCCGGGCCTTTGACCGTTTGTCTTCACGGTATGAACGCATTGTTCTCGAAGGCGCAGGGTCCTGCGCCGAAGTCAACCTCATGCCCAGTGACATTGTTAATTTAGCCATGGCTGAGTATGCAAATGCAGATGTGGTGCTCACGGCAGATATTCACAGGGGAGGGGTATTTGCACAGCTCATCGGCACC
It encodes:
- the cobM gene encoding precorrin-4 C(11)-methyltransferase produces the protein MTHPPYPIIFAGAGPGDPELMTIKAMKALEQADLVIYAGSLVPEAVLCWKGNYTIAMSSAGMALEEIVDKMATSAKTGQRVVRLHTGDPSLYGAIFEQIRELQARKIPYTVIPGVTAAFAAAAAMGMEYTLPEVTQTLILTRMSGRTPVPEAEALEKLADHKASMAIYLSIGLVKNVQKILEKAYGPSSPCAIAYKVSHPEQAIFFTSIDSLTETCHQKSITRHALIIVGKAVEVCQGNTDLIKSKLYDAEFTHGYRQGK
- a CDS encoding cobalamin biosynthesis protein — its product is MPNLPMDTARENKINTKMAVWAITPNGILLGLRLCACFENTTFFIPEKKALPANKLEPFKIRRFNQLKDELCNQFRKFTVHVFIFSTGISVRLIAPLLLSKTTDPAVVVVDEKGYNAISLISGHLGGANQWAAEIGKAINAVPVITTATDINHLPSIDLLSQKADLYIENPGAIKKVNMKFLKGQPLAIDDPKGLITPLIPDVFIGPWPEKKRAPDLLCSWKTKKVSRETLILRPRVLIVGIGCNRGTPHDKMIKFLCQTFERQGLSLNSISILATTEVKADESGILELSKTLNCPIHFYGRTELNSVETIENPSKMAEKYLGVKSVCEAAAILGAQRGQLIVPKQKTREITLAIAVPE
- the cobJ gene encoding precorrin-3B C(17)-methyltransferase gives rise to the protein MRSSSDSGCPKGPTHCSKTENQGDHPGNSRSRIKLFIVGTGPGNVSHMSDRAKEVIRAADCIAGYTTYMELIKDLVKDKQVISTGMMKEIDRVEQAIDAALSGSSCALVSGGDPGIYAMAGLVFELCEKRGVSISRPNQDRGEETQTLEIEVIPGIPALAAGAALAGAPLTHDFAAISLSDLLTRWETIEKRISCAAMADFVIVLYNPKSKKRDWQLGRARELILEQRKGSTPVAVVTGAMRENQKIEFTTLDAMDRADVGMQTVLFIGSNASLKYMDFMFTPRGYTRKYTD
- a CDS encoding cob(I)yrinic acid a,c-diamide adenosyltransferase; amino-acid sequence: MKGYVQVYTGNGKGKTTASIGLAVRAAGAGLNVFILQFMKQGDYSEIKALSKFKNITIEQYGAGQFVKGQPSEQEKQSCAKGYERLCRLVEAGDHDLVIAEEANVACMCNLISEKDLLRLVELKPVHVELVLTGRGAPDALIEQADLVTEMKEIKHYYSQGVTARTGIEK